In Phytoactinopolyspora mesophila, the following are encoded in one genomic region:
- a CDS encoding LysR substrate-binding domain-containing protein, with protein MTMNLTYLRAFDAVAEAGSFVGAAAALHVTQPTLSEQVKALERKYGVALFDRRGRGVVLTPLGHELRAISRRLFDLESEAHQCLADAGQLRSGLLRLGTDGPVHIMPLLAAFRERYPGVDVALSTGNGESIRAALLANEIDLAVIANVEADPRLVTAPLREGRVVAIVAHDHPLAEQDSVSPAELAAERLVTREYGSVTQRIFHEAWCETEHILDDIFQVDSREALHAAVAAGLGIGVVDEVELPGDPRVVRLPIDGLDLRVIESVVCWADRFDIRVVRAGWELALEIAARDH; from the coding sequence ATGACCATGAACCTGACCTACCTCCGCGCCTTCGACGCGGTTGCTGAAGCTGGCAGCTTCGTGGGCGCCGCGGCTGCTCTGCACGTCACCCAGCCCACACTGTCCGAGCAGGTCAAAGCACTCGAGCGGAAGTACGGCGTCGCACTCTTCGACCGGCGCGGGCGCGGCGTGGTGCTCACGCCGCTCGGGCACGAGTTGCGTGCGATCAGCCGCCGGCTTTTCGATCTCGAGTCCGAGGCCCATCAATGCCTGGCCGATGCCGGTCAATTGCGCAGCGGACTGCTGCGCCTGGGTACCGACGGACCGGTCCACATCATGCCCTTGCTGGCGGCCTTCCGTGAACGGTACCCAGGGGTCGATGTCGCGCTCTCGACCGGCAACGGCGAGAGCATTCGGGCGGCGTTGCTCGCCAACGAGATCGATCTGGCGGTCATCGCCAACGTGGAGGCGGATCCCCGGCTGGTCACGGCGCCGCTGCGGGAGGGGCGAGTCGTCGCGATCGTGGCGCACGATCATCCGCTGGCGGAACAGGACAGTGTGTCGCCGGCCGAACTCGCGGCCGAGCGCCTGGTGACCCGCGAGTATGGTTCTGTCACTCAGCGCATCTTCCACGAAGCCTGGTGCGAGACCGAGCACATATTGGACGACATCTTCCAGGTAGACAGCCGGGAGGCGTTACACGCCGCAGTGGCCGCGGGTTTGGGCATCGGAGTGGTGGACGAAGTGGAGCTGCCCGGTGATCCGAGAGTTGTCCGGCTGCCCATCGACGGCCTCGACCTGCGGGTCATCGAGTCAGTGGTCTGTTGGGCAGACCGGTTCGACATCCGCGTGGTACGCGCCGGCTGGGAGCTCGCGCTCGAGATTGCTGCCCGGGATCATTAG
- a CDS encoding endonuclease/exonuclease/phosphatase family protein, with the protein MGEGEQRHRDPNGRSPVTVRVMSFNIWLGGEQIEFGQVAEAIKAAEADVVGIQEAGPNLKRIADALGWHFAPGNERHQQIVSRFRLLPGQDPDTFVYALTENSTGFAISNVHLRAYPYGPHELRDGATSDHVLGLEAHHLEELAAHFDTLPKLAAAGIPVFLTGDHNVPSHLDWTGPAAAASEESFRTPFAWPLSMRLQGVGFRDSFREAHPDAAAKPGITWSPGYPPPAIDDDEVCDRIDYVYAAGPATTVSSQVVGEPGPQSDIAVDSWPSDHRAVVSEFTIVPAPVPHAL; encoded by the coding sequence ATGGGCGAGGGTGAGCAACGGCACCGCGACCCGAATGGCCGAAGCCCCGTCACGGTACGGGTGATGTCATTCAATATCTGGCTCGGCGGTGAGCAAATCGAATTCGGCCAGGTGGCGGAGGCGATCAAAGCCGCCGAGGCGGATGTGGTCGGAATTCAGGAGGCAGGCCCCAATCTCAAGCGAATCGCCGACGCACTCGGCTGGCACTTCGCGCCTGGTAACGAGCGTCACCAGCAGATCGTCAGCCGTTTTCGGCTGTTGCCCGGCCAAGACCCGGACACTTTTGTCTACGCGCTGACCGAGAATTCCACTGGATTCGCCATCTCGAACGTCCATCTGCGTGCGTATCCATACGGTCCGCACGAACTGAGAGACGGCGCCACTTCCGATCACGTACTGGGTCTGGAAGCGCACCATCTCGAAGAACTCGCCGCACATTTCGACACGTTGCCAAAACTGGCGGCGGCCGGCATTCCGGTGTTCTTGACCGGCGATCACAACGTCCCTAGTCACCTGGACTGGACCGGACCAGCCGCGGCGGCGTCGGAGGAATCCTTCCGCACGCCGTTCGCGTGGCCCCTGTCGATGCGCCTGCAGGGGGTTGGGTTCCGGGACAGCTTCCGCGAGGCACATCCGGATGCGGCCGCCAAACCAGGTATCACCTGGAGTCCCGGGTATCCACCGCCGGCCATCGACGACGACGAGGTCTGCGACCGGATCGACTATGTGTACGCGGCCGGCCCGGCCACGACGGTGAGCAGTCAGGTGGTCGGAGAGCCGGGCCCGCAGAGTGACATCGCGGTGGACTCGTGGCCCTCGGACCATCGGGCCGTGGTTTCGGAATTCACGATCGTGCCGGCGCCGGTGCCACACGCGTTGTGA
- a CDS encoding ABC transporter substrate-binding protein, whose amino-acid sequence MRLPYSGRGRNIALIAATTLIAAGCAGNGVDDPEAVEAVDLDEIDEAVAIEFYYGLGGYLGEVVEEFIDRFNESQDNVVVTGVTQGSYEETGQALQAAVAAGDPPAVALNAPAGFAERGLLAALDPYIEADPDVDLDDFVDAFVEPGIFDEQLYELPMFGTTQVMYYRHDFFDDAGIDPAEALSTWENLAEAAEQLTERDNGNVTRYGWEPMYGEANMIDAVLSRGGQIISDDGTEVLIDDDVWVETWDAFREWIHEDEIMRIHHGGTGWEYWYRTIDDVLQDRAAGYTGSSGDQGDLDFDLVSAHIQPGWEGSDPAPVAGGNSGAILADASDEEKAAAWEWLKFFTLTENTAEYSIKTGYIPVRESAAEDPDFQAHAEENPHAMVPLEQVLIASPAFVDPTGGEINDALTIAADRVQIENVPAAQALAEAAQEAQEALDRLG is encoded by the coding sequence ATGAGACTCCCGTACAGTGGCCGGGGCCGGAATATTGCCCTGATTGCCGCTACCACACTTATTGCGGCCGGTTGCGCCGGAAACGGCGTAGACGACCCCGAAGCTGTTGAGGCCGTCGATCTCGACGAGATCGACGAAGCCGTCGCGATCGAGTTCTATTACGGCCTTGGAGGTTATCTCGGTGAAGTTGTCGAAGAATTCATCGACCGCTTCAACGAATCACAGGACAACGTCGTCGTCACCGGTGTGACACAGGGCTCGTACGAGGAAACCGGCCAAGCTCTGCAAGCTGCTGTGGCGGCCGGAGACCCGCCAGCGGTGGCGTTGAACGCACCGGCGGGATTCGCCGAACGTGGGCTATTGGCTGCCCTGGACCCGTACATCGAGGCCGACCCGGACGTCGACCTGGACGATTTCGTGGACGCATTCGTCGAGCCTGGAATCTTCGATGAACAGCTTTATGAATTGCCGATGTTCGGTACTACTCAGGTCATGTATTACCGGCACGACTTCTTCGACGATGCGGGCATCGACCCGGCAGAGGCGTTGTCCACGTGGGAGAACCTGGCCGAGGCCGCAGAACAGCTGACGGAGCGGGACAACGGCAATGTGACCCGCTACGGCTGGGAGCCGATGTACGGCGAGGCGAACATGATCGACGCGGTCTTGAGCCGCGGCGGGCAGATCATCTCCGACGACGGCACCGAGGTGCTCATCGATGACGACGTATGGGTGGAGACCTGGGATGCGTTCCGGGAGTGGATCCACGAGGACGAGATCATGCGGATCCACCACGGCGGCACCGGCTGGGAGTATTGGTACCGGACCATCGACGACGTTCTCCAGGACCGCGCCGCCGGGTACACGGGATCGAGCGGCGACCAGGGCGATCTCGATTTCGACCTGGTGAGTGCGCACATACAACCCGGATGGGAAGGTTCCGATCCAGCCCCGGTTGCAGGAGGGAACTCCGGTGCGATCCTCGCCGACGCCTCCGACGAAGAGAAGGCCGCCGCCTGGGAATGGCTGAAGTTCTTCACCTTGACCGAGAACACGGCGGAGTACTCGATCAAGACCGGATACATCCCGGTGCGTGAGTCCGCTGCCGAGGATCCCGACTTCCAGGCACATGCGGAAGAAAACCCACATGCCATGGTGCCCCTCGAGCAGGTGCTGATCGCATCGCCGGCGTTCGTCGATCCGACCGGAGGTGAGATCAACGACGCGCTGACGATCGCTGCAGACCGGGTTCAGATCGAGAACGTGCCCGCTGCGCAAGCCTTGGCTGAGGCGGCGCAGGAAGCACAAGAGGCCCTGGACCGGCTCGGGTGA
- a CDS encoding HAD family hydrolase — protein MTVTVHDRKYLIDAILFDKDGTLIDFASLWLAWLDALLDTLGETVAVPIQRSDLASAVGADLISRTHDAGGPLAVGSNSEVRLVLAQRLYMSGLRWEQACAAVESASRIVDTWLSEEALIDPAAGVLDFIGQARELGVRMGVVTADDQDRTLRHLHLLGLQDSIEVVIGADTVSSGKPDPEGVLLACRRLGVAPERTLLVGDTSSDMAAATAAGLATGIRLGGAGPDDELLFSGNGSIPLHRVERFEEVSITP, from the coding sequence GTGACCGTGACTGTCCATGACCGGAAGTATCTGATCGATGCGATCTTGTTCGACAAGGACGGGACGCTGATTGACTTCGCGTCCTTGTGGCTGGCATGGCTCGACGCTCTACTGGACACGCTCGGTGAGACGGTGGCGGTGCCGATCCAGCGCTCGGACCTGGCCTCGGCCGTCGGCGCTGACCTCATCAGCCGGACCCACGATGCCGGAGGGCCGCTCGCGGTCGGATCGAACAGCGAGGTCCGGCTCGTGCTGGCCCAGCGCCTGTACATGTCCGGACTGCGGTGGGAACAGGCGTGCGCAGCGGTCGAGTCAGCGAGCCGGATTGTGGACACGTGGCTGAGCGAGGAGGCGCTCATCGATCCTGCGGCCGGAGTTCTGGACTTCATTGGCCAGGCCAGAGAGCTCGGCGTGCGGATGGGCGTCGTCACCGCCGACGACCAGGACCGGACGCTGCGTCACCTGCACCTGCTGGGCCTTCAGGACAGCATCGAGGTGGTGATCGGCGCCGACACCGTGAGCAGCGGCAAACCCGACCCGGAAGGGGTGCTCCTGGCGTGCCGGCGCCTCGGCGTCGCGCCGGAGCGCACACTGCTGGTCGGGGACACCTCGAGCGACATGGCTGCGGCGACCGCGGCCGGCCTGGCGACCGGGATCCGGCTTGGTGGAGCGGGGCCGGACGACGAGCTCCTGTTCTCTGGCAACGGGTCCATACCTCTGCACCGGGTCGAACGATTCGAAGAGGTGAGTATCACGCCATGA
- a CDS encoding ABC transporter ATP-binding protein: MGALEIEQVHKRFGKTVALSDVTFDVGDGELVVIVGPSGCGKTTLLRIVAGLDQMTSGEVRLDGAPISNLASSRRDIAMVFQSYALYPHMTVERNIGYPLKQRRVPKTYARERVRQVAESLEIADLLDRKPGQLSGGQRQRVALGRAIVREPQAFLMDEPLSNLDAKLRAETRSEISKLQRRLGVTTLYVTHDQVEAMTMGDRIAIMHAGRLQQFGRPLELFDQPANVFVAGFLGTPPMNLIRGRLARTGAGTHFTMPGEARALEVPSSAPVPEVVRAAGSDNDGAHVWLGVRPGATALVSPGELAEASRHQITLSGPVSRSELHGDIAYATVDIGGQELTITLDDMRVPDVAHLAIKPEDIRWFDSAGDLAPVPS; this comes from the coding sequence ATGGGAGCCCTCGAAATCGAGCAGGTTCACAAGCGTTTTGGCAAGACTGTCGCATTGAGCGACGTGACCTTCGACGTCGGTGACGGAGAACTGGTGGTGATCGTCGGGCCGTCCGGCTGCGGCAAGACCACGCTGCTGCGCATCGTCGCCGGACTGGACCAGATGACGTCCGGGGAAGTCCGCCTGGACGGCGCGCCGATCTCGAACCTGGCGTCGTCGCGGCGCGACATCGCGATGGTGTTCCAGAGCTATGCCCTCTACCCGCACATGACGGTCGAGCGCAACATCGGCTACCCGCTCAAACAGCGACGTGTCCCCAAGACGTACGCTCGGGAAAGGGTTCGGCAGGTGGCGGAATCGCTGGAGATCGCCGACCTGCTGGACCGGAAACCAGGGCAGCTCTCCGGAGGTCAGCGGCAGCGAGTGGCCCTCGGCCGGGCAATTGTCCGAGAGCCCCAGGCGTTCCTGATGGACGAGCCGCTGTCGAATCTCGACGCGAAACTCCGGGCCGAGACCCGCTCCGAGATCAGTAAACTGCAGCGCCGCCTGGGCGTCACCACCCTCTACGTCACCCACGACCAGGTGGAAGCCATGACGATGGGGGACCGCATCGCGATCATGCATGCGGGCCGTTTGCAGCAGTTCGGCCGCCCGCTGGAACTGTTCGATCAGCCGGCGAACGTGTTTGTGGCCGGGTTCCTGGGGACCCCGCCGATGAACCTGATCCGGGGAAGGCTCGCTCGCACCGGAGCCGGCACGCATTTCACGATGCCCGGCGAGGCCCGTGCACTGGAGGTGCCGTCCTCGGCTCCGGTTCCGGAAGTGGTGCGGGCAGCGGGCAGCGACAACGATGGAGCCCACGTGTGGCTCGGAGTGCGGCCCGGCGCGACCGCGCTCGTGTCTCCGGGCGAGCTCGCCGAAGCCAGCCGGCACCAGATCACGCTCAGCGGACCGGTGTCTCGTAGCGAGTTGCACGGTGATATCGCCTACGCGACGGTCGACATCGGCGGTCAGGAACTGACCATCACGCTCGACGACATGCGAGTACCGGATGTCGCCCACCTGGCCATCAAGCCTGAGGACATCCGCTGGTTCGACTCCGCGGGCGACCTAGCGCCGGTGCCGTCATGA
- a CDS encoding carbohydrate ABC transporter permease, whose amino-acid sequence MTAVVERPGRRTRTGSRGRPDEPPGQRSPLATIGFLLPAMVPLTVFWIVPMILVFWWSFTNWDMMAPEYDIVGLENYELLITRGALGQVLWNTTYFTVGTVVPTVVGGLLLALLLHKRLRGSSLYRTIIFSPWVTPMVAMSIVFTWIFEPRVGLANYVMTSVGLPALPWASSSDWAMVVIIIVTVWRQLGWAMIFYTVALGRVPADLYEAAEMDGSSSWAKFKDITLPMISPTTFFLVIIMTIEALQAFDQIDVITQGGPAGSTRTLLYFYYQAAFERFQVGEAAAVAVFLVVLTGMIALAQFVVGRRFVHYQ is encoded by the coding sequence ATGACCGCCGTCGTCGAGCGGCCGGGCCGCCGCACCCGCACCGGCAGCCGCGGGCGTCCGGACGAACCGCCAGGGCAGCGCAGCCCGCTGGCCACCATCGGCTTCCTGCTGCCCGCGATGGTGCCGTTGACCGTCTTCTGGATCGTCCCGATGATCCTGGTGTTCTGGTGGAGCTTCACCAACTGGGACATGATGGCGCCCGAATACGACATCGTGGGCCTGGAGAACTACGAACTCCTGATCACCCGCGGCGCCCTCGGCCAGGTTCTCTGGAACACCACCTATTTCACTGTGGGGACGGTGGTGCCCACGGTCGTCGGTGGCCTGCTGCTGGCGCTGCTCCTCCACAAACGCCTCCGTGGCTCGAGTCTGTACCGCACTATCATCTTCAGCCCGTGGGTCACCCCGATGGTGGCGATGTCGATCGTGTTCACCTGGATCTTCGAGCCGCGGGTCGGCCTGGCCAACTACGTGATGACGAGTGTCGGGCTGCCGGCGCTGCCCTGGGCGTCGTCGAGCGACTGGGCGATGGTGGTCATCATCATCGTCACTGTGTGGCGTCAGCTCGGCTGGGCGATGATCTTTTACACGGTGGCGCTGGGGCGGGTTCCGGCCGACCTGTACGAAGCCGCCGAGATGGATGGATCGTCGTCGTGGGCGAAGTTCAAGGACATCACCCTGCCGATGATCTCCCCGACCACATTCTTCTTGGTCATCATCATGACGATCGAGGCACTGCAGGCCTTCGACCAGATCGACGTGATCACCCAGGGCGGGCCAGCAGGTTCGACGCGCACGCTTCTCTACTTCTACTACCAGGCCGCATTCGAGCGATTCCAGGTGGGCGAGGCAGCGGCCGTGGCGGTCTTCCTGGTCGTGCTCACCGGGATGATCGCGCTTGCGCAGTTCGTCGTCGGACGCCGATTCGTCCACTACCAATAG
- a CDS encoding carbohydrate ABC transporter permease produces MATSRTSEPLDASLDEAVSPPELGPPPVHTGPRRLRDLVGTTGRHVGLIVMTGLIALPFLWMVTNSIKTTDEMWAWPPVWWPAEAVWSNFPDAWSAARFGRYMFNSFFVAAAIVAIQTVNTAMLAYAITQMRFWGRDMLFGLVLVTYMLPVPATYVVSFIILSRLGWLDSYQGLIVSNSVSVLAIFLVRQAFLQVPRDYIEAARMDGASHWKVLWQICFPLAKPVFITVGILNFIVQYNNYFWPRLITRSDEMRLVSVGLRQFFIEAGAYGIQWPLIMAAATFIVLPLLIGFLFVQKWLVRAVSLTSGQK; encoded by the coding sequence ATGGCTACCTCGAGGACATCCGAACCTCTGGACGCTTCGCTGGACGAAGCTGTCAGCCCGCCGGAACTAGGACCGCCGCCGGTGCACACCGGCCCGCGCCGGCTGCGCGATCTCGTCGGAACCACCGGGCGCCACGTCGGGCTCATCGTCATGACCGGCCTGATTGCGTTGCCGTTTCTGTGGATGGTGACGAACTCCATCAAGACCACGGACGAGATGTGGGCCTGGCCGCCGGTGTGGTGGCCGGCGGAGGCTGTGTGGTCGAACTTCCCGGACGCCTGGTCCGCGGCACGCTTCGGCCGGTACATGTTCAACTCGTTCTTCGTGGCCGCCGCGATCGTGGCGATTCAGACCGTGAACACCGCGATGCTGGCCTATGCGATCACCCAGATGCGGTTCTGGGGCCGGGACATGCTGTTCGGGCTGGTCCTGGTCACCTACATGCTGCCGGTGCCGGCCACCTACGTGGTCAGCTTCATCATCTTGTCCCGGCTCGGCTGGCTGGACAGCTATCAGGGCCTGATCGTGTCGAACTCGGTCTCAGTGCTGGCGATTTTTCTCGTACGGCAGGCGTTCTTGCAGGTCCCACGCGACTACATCGAGGCCGCGCGGATGGACGGGGCGAGTCATTGGAAAGTGCTCTGGCAGATCTGCTTCCCGCTGGCCAAGCCGGTGTTCATCACCGTGGGAATCTTGAACTTCATCGTCCAATACAACAACTACTTCTGGCCGCGGCTGATCACCCGCTCGGATGAGATGCGACTGGTCAGCGTCGGGCTCCGGCAGTTCTTCATCGAGGCGGGCGCGTACGGCATCCAATGGCCGCTGATCATGGCAGCGGCGACATTCATCGTGCTGCCGCTGCTGATCGGGTTCCTGTTCGTGCAGAAGTGGCTGGTGCGTGCGGTAAGCCTGACCAGCGGACAGAAGTAG
- a CDS encoding SMR family transporter: protein MSTAAVIGLMLIAGLMHAGWNLAAKRLRADRTLFLIALSPIGVVLTLPWALTHLPAPEHWAPVAGFVAVRVVLNAIYLVTLSRSYRVLDLSVAYPIARGSGPLVATILAVSLLGERPDLIGVVGVLIVSAAIVSMAGANPKAAVPQPAMAPGPAVRWPILTGVTIGCYTALDKAAVAVIDPVTYLAFVEFGTFLVLGAAVTYRGRAGELGRVLVSYPWQLLAAAAMVIGSYALALIALSHSYASYVAPLREVAVVYAVVFGIVVLGERHAARRIPAALGIVSGLAMVGVAM, encoded by the coding sequence ATGAGCACGGCAGCGGTGATCGGCCTGATGCTGATCGCTGGGCTCATGCATGCGGGGTGGAATCTGGCCGCCAAAAGACTGCGCGCCGATCGCACCCTGTTCCTCATCGCGCTCTCACCGATCGGGGTGGTCCTCACGTTGCCCTGGGCACTTACTCACCTGCCGGCTCCCGAGCACTGGGCGCCCGTCGCGGGCTTCGTGGCTGTCCGGGTGGTCCTGAACGCCATCTACCTGGTCACGCTGTCCCGCTCGTATCGCGTGCTCGACCTGTCCGTGGCATATCCGATCGCGCGCGGCAGCGGCCCACTGGTAGCGACGATCCTGGCCGTTTCGCTGCTGGGGGAGCGGCCGGACCTGATCGGCGTGGTCGGCGTCTTGATCGTGAGCGCGGCCATCGTGTCCATGGCGGGTGCGAATCCGAAGGCAGCGGTGCCCCAGCCGGCCATGGCGCCGGGTCCGGCAGTGCGCTGGCCGATCCTGACCGGGGTGACCATCGGTTGCTACACGGCGCTGGACAAGGCCGCCGTCGCCGTGATCGATCCGGTCACTTACCTGGCGTTCGTCGAATTCGGCACCTTCCTGGTGCTGGGCGCGGCGGTGACGTACCGCGGCCGCGCGGGAGAACTCGGCCGGGTGCTGGTCTCGTATCCCTGGCAGCTTCTCGCGGCCGCGGCCATGGTCATCGGCAGCTATGCCCTGGCGTTGATCGCCCTGTCACATAGTTACGCCTCATACGTCGCGCCCCTGCGGGAAGTCGCCGTTGTCTATGCCGTCGTATTCGGCATCGTCGTGCTTGGTGAGCGTCATGCCGCCCGCCGGATTCCGGCCGCCCTCGGGATCGTATCCGGGCTGGCCATGGTGGGGGTGGCGATGTAG
- a CDS encoding endonuclease/exonuclease/phosphatase family protein has product MFRTIRRVATLLLAAVVALAGSGTIAAHAHADEEITLRVMTFNIWVGGDQVSFDKVVEAIEVAEADIVGVQESFGNLERLADALGWYHLPEHGRHQQIISRYPLVRGEHPDIYVYALVGDAHVVAVSDVHLSAYPYGPYDLRDGASVDEVLANEQRHLDELARHFEVLPELAADDIPVFFVGDLNVPSHLDWTQAAADASDEPFRSEIAWPVSVKLEELGFRDTFREVHTDEVAVPGYTWTPGYPPPEMTDDEVHDRIDYVYAAGPSTTLDSAVVGEESELSQIVVEPWPSDHRAVVSEFDVVPKPVRELTPTLVTDAPVYDPGEPIAVDFLGAADGDRITVEKAGSKAPERLARTPGEAGTIVFDGTEAGRSWPLEPGEYVVNLRSRGGVTASTSFVVRDASMLPSLELDADVYASGDPITAIFTNTPGNATDWVGIYHVGDTPGSVGSRFWQYVGGGQTATVPVLDGSVTFSAEQPAEGSAAWPPEPGEYVAYLLEADGYRILAEAGFTVVAPDVASSAKSE; this is encoded by the coding sequence ATGTTCAGGACCATCCGCCGGGTAGCAACACTCCTGCTCGCCGCGGTTGTCGCGCTGGCCGGGTCGGGAACGATCGCTGCCCACGCCCATGCCGACGAAGAGATCACGCTGCGGGTCATGACCTTCAACATCTGGGTCGGCGGTGATCAAGTGAGCTTCGACAAGGTAGTAGAGGCCATAGAGGTAGCCGAGGCGGACATCGTCGGCGTCCAGGAATCCTTCGGCAACCTCGAGCGCCTGGCCGACGCACTCGGGTGGTATCACCTCCCCGAGCACGGGCGGCATCAGCAGATCATCAGCCGGTATCCATTGGTCCGCGGCGAACACCCCGACATCTACGTGTACGCGCTGGTCGGGGACGCACACGTCGTCGCCGTGTCGGACGTGCATCTGAGTGCATACCCATACGGTCCGTACGACCTGCGCGACGGCGCTTCGGTGGATGAAGTGCTGGCGAACGAACAGCGGCATCTGGATGAGCTAGCCCGGCACTTCGAGGTACTGCCTGAACTGGCGGCGGACGACATCCCGGTGTTCTTCGTGGGCGATCTCAACGTGCCGAGCCACCTCGACTGGACGCAGGCCGCGGCAGACGCCTCGGACGAGCCGTTCCGCTCGGAGATCGCCTGGCCGGTGTCGGTGAAGCTGGAAGAACTGGGTTTCCGGGACACCTTCCGCGAGGTCCACACTGACGAGGTCGCCGTTCCCGGATACACATGGACCCCTGGGTATCCACCGCCGGAGATGACCGACGACGAGGTCCACGACCGGATCGACTACGTGTATGCCGCCGGTCCGTCGACCACCCTCGACAGCGCTGTGGTGGGGGAAGAATCCGAACTGAGCCAGATCGTCGTCGAACCGTGGCCGTCGGATCACCGGGCCGTCGTCTCGGAGTTCGACGTCGTCCCGAAGCCCGTCCGGGAGCTCACGCCGACGCTCGTCACCGACGCGCCGGTGTATGACCCGGGTGAGCCGATCGCAGTCGACTTTCTCGGAGCCGCCGACGGTGACCGGATCACGGTCGAAAAGGCTGGCTCGAAGGCTCCCGAGCGGCTGGCCCGGACCCCGGGTGAGGCTGGAACGATCGTCTTCGACGGAACCGAAGCGGGCCGGAGCTGGCCGCTCGAACCCGGTGAATACGTGGTGAACCTGCGCAGCCGCGGCGGTGTGACCGCGTCCACCAGCTTCGTGGTCCGCGACGCGTCGATGCTGCCGTCTCTGGAACTCGACGCCGACGTCTACGCTTCCGGCGACCCGATCACGGCCATCTTCACCAACACTCCTGGAAACGCAACGGACTGGGTCGGCATCTACCACGTCGGCGACACTCCGGGCAGCGTCGGCTCTCGGTTCTGGCAGTACGTGGGCGGCGGCCAGACAGCGACCGTCCCGGTCCTGGACGGCTCAGTGACGTTCTCGGCTGAGCAACCTGCGGAAGGCTCGGCCGCGTGGCCCCCAGAGCCAGGTGAATACGTGGCCTACCTGCTCGAGGCGGACGGGTATCGGATTCTGGCGGAGGCCGGATTCACCGTGGTGGCGCCTGACGTGGCATCGTCCGCCAAGTCAGAGTAG
- a CDS encoding VOC family protein, whose product MPFLHLVTIVVDDYDPAIDFFVDVLGFELAEDSPSLTNDGRAKRWVVVRPPGAETGILLARADGADQKAAVGSQVAGRVGFFLRVEDFDGTYARLAAAGVAFVTEPRTEEYGRVVVFLDIAGNRWDLVGPA is encoded by the coding sequence ATGCCCTTCCTCCACTTGGTGACCATCGTGGTCGACGACTATGATCCCGCGATCGACTTCTTCGTCGACGTGCTTGGCTTCGAACTCGCCGAGGACTCACCGTCGCTCACCAATGACGGCCGGGCCAAGCGGTGGGTGGTTGTCCGGCCGCCGGGTGCCGAAACTGGAATCCTGCTGGCCCGGGCCGACGGCGCCGATCAGAAGGCCGCGGTGGGGAGCCAGGTAGCCGGCCGGGTCGGGTTCTTCCTCCGGGTGGAGGATTTCGACGGCACGTATGCCCGGCTGGCCGCCGCGGGTGTCGCCTTCGTCACCGAGCCCCGCACTGAGGAGTACGGACGCGTAGTGGTATTCCTCGACATCGCGGGCAACCGGTGGGATCTCGTCGGCCCGGCCTGA